A stretch of the Bacillus sp. B-jedd genome encodes the following:
- a CDS encoding methyl-accepting chemotaxis protein, which produces MKDISIVIDQASEVMEKLGNSSREIGTIIEVIDDIAEQTNLLALNAAIEAARAGEHGKGFAVVAEEVRKLAERSAKATKEIAVLIKGIQDETKVAINSIKDGEEKVKTGNKLAEKTNQAIHKITDGIGQVTEEMHQIAKATEEQTQNSKFITSAVENVTAQASEMMHSTKEQSISAEEIVKGITDTRDQVMQISIATAELARGSQAIVEAIENVTSQSASTTAATREQALTSNEIVSNINNIKEMVKQITFATNEQAKYGQEIEMEIGNVRKQTEELNAGIQIQTNEVEEVVKAITDVNIQIEKIK; this is translated from the coding sequence ATGAAGGATATTTCAATCGTGATTGACCAGGCAAGCGAGGTAATGGAAAAACTGGGTAATAGTTCCCGGGAAATCGGCACGATTATTGAGGTGATCGATGATATTGCTGAGCAGACCAACCTTCTGGCATTGAATGCGGCAATCGAAGCCGCCCGCGCCGGGGAACATGGAAAAGGGTTTGCCGTTGTCGCGGAAGAGGTCAGGAAACTTGCAGAACGATCAGCGAAAGCGACAAAGGAAATCGCTGTCCTCATTAAAGGGATACAGGATGAGACAAAGGTTGCGATCAACTCCATCAAAGACGGAGAAGAAAAGGTAAAGACAGGAAACAAGCTTGCCGAAAAAACTAACCAAGCTATCCATAAGATAACTGATGGCATAGGACAAGTTACCGAGGAAATGCACCAAATTGCCAAGGCAACCGAAGAACAAACCCAGAATAGCAAGTTTATTACAAGTGCAGTTGAAAATGTAACTGCCCAAGCCTCGGAGATGATGCATTCTACGAAGGAACAATCCATTTCTGCTGAAGAAATTGTAAAAGGGATCACCGATACTAGGGACCAGGTCATGCAAATTTCAATTGCGACCGCCGAACTTGCACGTGGAAGCCAGGCAATTGTTGAAGCAATTGAAAATGTGACAAGTCAATCAGCTTCGACGACCGCGGCCACAAGGGAACAGGCGCTTACCTCCAATGAAATAGTTAGCAATATCAATAATATTAAAGAGATGGTTAAGCAAATCACATTCGCGACAAATGAACAGGCAAAATACGGACAAGAGATCGAAATGGAAATTGGCAATGTCCGGAAGCAGACAGAGGAATTGAATGCGGGCATCCAAATCCAAACGAATGAAGTGGAAGAGGTTGTAAAAGCAATTACTGATGTGAATATCCAGATTGAAAAGATTAAGTAA
- a CDS encoding YaaR family protein, giving the protein MKVQESVRASFGEQRLNPAGRSSVPSPAFQNIINSYSKELTETHLQQLLEEIDSQGQKLSEQPTFQELRKYKSLVKRFMDDVTKNGVGLYHAETWDPFGGNKSLKTVQILDKKLVELTDQILSQQNDQLSILSKIGEIKGLLVNLYT; this is encoded by the coding sequence ATGAAAGTACAAGAATCGGTAAGAGCCAGTTTTGGCGAGCAGCGTCTTAATCCAGCGGGGCGGAGTTCTGTTCCGTCCCCTGCTTTCCAGAACATTATCAATTCCTACTCCAAGGAGCTGACTGAAACCCATCTCCAACAGCTCCTCGAGGAGATTGACAGCCAGGGGCAGAAGCTTAGCGAACAGCCGACCTTTCAGGAACTCCGTAAATATAAATCACTTGTCAAAAGATTCATGGATGATGTGACCAAAAATGGAGTAGGGCTTTACCATGCAGAAACGTGGGATCCTTTCGGCGGCAACAAATCACTGAAAACCGTTCAAATCCTTGATAAGAAACTCGTTGAACTGACTGACCAAATCCTCAGCCAGCAAAATGACCAGCTTTCGATACTGTCCAAAATCGGGGAAATAAAAGGGTTGCTCGTTAATTTATACACATAA
- a CDS encoding flagellar hook-basal body protein, with amino-acid sequence MIRGLYSAASGMIAMERRQEALADNLANAQTPGYKKDDTVLRSFPNFVIQRIKDYNEAAAIPNGSLGQIPGFPVQVGVLSNGVYTQDRVPSFQQGAVVETNQPLDIALDDQAIPTRNEGGRQVKPAAFFAVQIPGEGIGYTRKGKWDVDSQGSLVTSDGYKVLGRNGQPIQIGTSIARQDINITKDGEIILYPGQPGRTRPGGQIGIAVADNPNNLTRFGANVYRSEAPLQLNGNPGVSLSQGFLEQSNVDTAQTMTDMMMMVRGYEANQKVIGVYDRSFDQLYSVGKLNG; translated from the coding sequence ATGATAAGAGGGCTGTATTCCGCCGCTTCAGGAATGATCGCGATGGAGCGGAGGCAGGAAGCCTTGGCGGACAATCTGGCAAATGCCCAGACGCCTGGCTACAAAAAAGATGACACCGTTCTTCGGTCTTTTCCTAATTTCGTTATTCAGCGAATCAAGGATTATAACGAAGCTGCTGCTATACCAAACGGAAGCTTAGGCCAAATTCCTGGGTTCCCTGTCCAGGTTGGAGTGCTATCAAATGGTGTATACACCCAGGACCGGGTGCCGAGTTTCCAGCAAGGAGCAGTGGTCGAAACCAATCAGCCGCTTGATATTGCTTTAGATGACCAGGCAATTCCAACAAGAAATGAAGGCGGGAGGCAAGTGAAACCAGCTGCGTTTTTTGCCGTCCAAATACCTGGTGAAGGAATCGGCTACACCCGGAAAGGGAAATGGGATGTCGATTCACAAGGCAGTCTAGTCACATCGGATGGATATAAAGTTCTAGGCCGAAATGGGCAGCCAATCCAGATTGGAACCAGTATCGCCAGGCAGGATATAAACATAACAAAGGACGGGGAAATCATCCTTTATCCTGGCCAGCCGGGCCGGACAAGACCCGGAGGGCAAATTGGGATTGCTGTAGCCGATAATCCAAATAATCTAACTAGGTTTGGTGCGAATGTTTACAGGTCAGAGGCACCCCTTCAGCTGAATGGGAATCCTGGAGTATCCTTGAGCCAAGGCTTCTTGGAACAATCGAATGTTGACACCGCCCAGACGATGACAGACATGATGATGATGGTCCGGGGCTATGAAGCCAATCAAAAAGTAATTGGCGTCTATGACCGCTCCTTCGACCAACTGTATTCTGTAGGAAAGCTCAATGGCTGA
- a CDS encoding flagellar hook-basal body protein: MNTSLYISAGALQAFQQKIDTSANNMANVNTPGFKRREQSFSEILASQINNRGGGEETGRLTPSGIRVGYGVNAGMTQRDMSQGLAMETGNPFDLMIGGSGFFQIGTPSANGNVTGTHYTRDGNFHLSPNPNGQGTYHLVHANGGYLLDQDGNPIEFDSRHEVKIEANGQIQLKNKQTGAITLSNQRVGIADIQNPHLLKNSGDNQYVLDESVLPRGAVAGDYIRIMGAGESKVSAGFLEGSNVDLAKEMTDMMATQRGYQMNSRAISYADQMMGIANSILK, encoded by the coding sequence ATGAATACGTCTTTATATATTTCCGCCGGTGCCTTGCAGGCCTTCCAGCAAAAAATTGATACGTCCGCCAATAATATGGCCAATGTGAATACACCTGGCTTCAAGCGCCGGGAACAGAGCTTCTCCGAAATCCTTGCTTCCCAAATCAATAACCGCGGTGGTGGGGAGGAAACAGGAAGGCTGACTCCATCTGGAATCAGGGTCGGTTATGGAGTAAATGCCGGGATGACCCAGCGGGATATGTCCCAAGGCCTTGCCATGGAAACAGGAAATCCGTTTGATTTAATGATTGGCGGCAGCGGATTTTTCCAAATAGGGACTCCTTCTGCAAATGGGAATGTGACAGGTACTCATTATACGAGGGATGGCAACTTCCATCTTAGCCCGAATCCGAATGGCCAGGGAACCTATCACCTCGTCCATGCCAACGGAGGTTATTTGCTCGATCAAGACGGAAACCCAATCGAATTTGATAGCAGGCACGAAGTGAAAATAGAAGCAAACGGCCAAATCCAGCTGAAAAACAAGCAGACAGGAGCCATCACACTTTCAAATCAGCGAGTCGGAATCGCCGACATCCAGAATCCGCATCTGTTAAAAAACAGCGGGGATAATCAGTATGTCCTGGACGAAAGTGTCCTTCCTCGAGGGGCTGTTGCCGGCGACTATATTAGGATCATGGGTGCTGGGGAAAGTAAGGTTTCCGCCGGTTTCCTTGAAGGGTCCAATGTCGACCTGGCAAAAGAAATGACTGATATGATGGCTACCCAGAGAGGCTATCAAATGAATTCAAGGGCCATTTCTTATGCAGACCAGATGATGGGAATTGCAAACAGTATATTAAAATAA
- the fliD gene encoding flagellar filament capping protein FliD: MINNSTTLRISGLASGMNTDEIVANLVKVQSSRLNKMQQTKISTTWKSEAYRDVNKKVDEFRKAMEALRLQSTFNKQSVTSSNPAIEVSSAGNSSQAGLVISSATLTQPDKPAIVSFQSNGQKVDGPFSFTLNNQTIEIEVGTLDAAVAKINSYTKDTNVKAENVGGSLVLTSTVNGTDGQINISNIQVPNSDGTTPLPLNLKDTSVSGADAIPGKVTINGMEIDIASNTFTYDGVAFNLKANVTEDKPVSIQVGSDTEGIFKGIQTFVEKYNELIADLNGRLTEKRYREYPPLLDDQKKDMKENEIKLWDERAKSGLLTNDSTISSFLIEMRNSLNAAVENSDAIASGIKTLRDIGIDFSKNYRDNGKLVLDEAKLKGVLQTNLEDVKRLFTLKGASDKPTDTTATNESMHKESGFAWRIYDRLNLTISKLGSQAGSPNSTVDTESFIAKQLKALDSNIFREQDKVRAYESRLWKQFTAMEKALSQLNSQGSWLSSQLNM; encoded by the coding sequence GTGATCAATAACAGTACGACCTTGAGAATAAGCGGCCTGGCGTCCGGTATGAATACAGACGAGATTGTCGCCAATCTTGTAAAAGTCCAAAGTAGCCGCTTGAATAAAATGCAGCAAACCAAAATCTCAACAACATGGAAATCGGAAGCATACCGTGATGTGAATAAAAAAGTAGACGAATTCAGAAAGGCGATGGAAGCTCTTCGACTTCAGTCAACTTTCAACAAACAAAGCGTTACTTCAAGCAATCCGGCAATTGAAGTTTCGTCCGCCGGTAATAGCAGCCAAGCGGGATTAGTCATTTCGAGTGCTACTCTTACACAACCCGATAAGCCAGCCATAGTAAGTTTTCAAAGTAATGGCCAAAAAGTAGATGGGCCGTTTTCCTTCACATTAAACAATCAAACGATTGAAATCGAAGTGGGCACTCTTGATGCCGCCGTAGCTAAAATCAATTCTTATACAAAAGATACAAATGTGAAGGCTGAGAATGTTGGCGGCAGCCTTGTCCTAACCTCGACAGTTAATGGAACTGATGGACAGATTAATATCAGTAACATTCAAGTTCCAAACTCAGACGGGACAACCCCTTTACCGCTAAATTTAAAGGATACGTCTGTATCAGGAGCAGATGCAATCCCGGGTAAAGTCACGATAAATGGAATGGAAATTGATATTGCTTCAAACACGTTTACCTACGACGGCGTCGCGTTTAACCTGAAGGCAAATGTTACCGAAGACAAGCCTGTCTCCATCCAGGTTGGAAGCGATACAGAGGGGATATTCAAAGGGATCCAAACATTTGTGGAAAAATATAATGAGCTGATTGCAGACCTCAATGGGCGTTTAACTGAAAAAAGATACAGGGAATACCCGCCGCTCCTGGACGACCAGAAGAAAGATATGAAAGAAAATGAAATTAAACTGTGGGATGAAAGAGCTAAGAGCGGCTTGTTGACGAACGATTCTACCATCAGTAGCTTTCTTATTGAAATGAGGAACAGCCTGAACGCGGCAGTTGAAAATAGTGATGCTATTGCGTCGGGTATTAAGACGCTAAGGGATATAGGCATTGATTTTTCAAAGAATTACCGTGATAACGGCAAGCTGGTTCTTGATGAAGCTAAACTAAAAGGCGTCTTACAGACGAATCTAGAGGATGTTAAACGCCTTTTCACCTTAAAAGGTGCTTCAGATAAACCAACAGATACGACCGCAACAAACGAGTCTATGCATAAAGAAAGCGGTTTTGCCTGGAGAATTTATGACCGGTTGAACCTGACGATTTCAAAGCTGGGGTCGCAGGCCGGCTCCCCGAATTCCACTGTCGATACAGAAAGTTTTATTGCAAAACAATTAAAAGCTTTGGATAGTAATATTTTCAGAGAACAGGATAAAGTCCGCGCCTATGAATCAAGGCTGTGGAAGCAATTCACCGCCATGGAAAAGGCCTTATCACAACTTAATTCACAAGGCTCGTGGCTCTCATCTCAATTGAATATGTAA
- a CDS encoding carbon storage regulator, producing MLIIGREIGQAVIIGGNVKVTAIQFASKLKLAIEAPDDIPIDRVKPDVVKKLRKNYKIIGDTIQIGDSIKVTILQTETKSLRFAIDAPKEVAIYREELLENKASFNQQPAQIS from the coding sequence ATGCTGATTATCGGAAGGGAGATTGGTCAAGCTGTTATTATTGGAGGGAATGTTAAGGTAACTGCCATTCAATTTGCTTCAAAACTAAAATTGGCCATTGAAGCTCCAGACGATATTCCAATAGACCGTGTCAAACCCGATGTGGTCAAAAAGTTAAGAAAGAATTACAAAATAATCGGCGATACGATTCAAATAGGGGACTCAATAAAAGTAACCATTCTGCAGACCGAAACGAAATCTCTTCGCTTTGCCATCGATGCTCCCAAGGAAGTCGCCATTTACAGGGAAGAGTTATTGGAAAACAAAGCTTCTTTTAATCAACAACCAGCACAAATATCCTAG
- a CDS encoding methyl-accepting chemotaxis protein: MKEISEVINHASEVMQELGKSSEEIGSIIEVIDDIAEQTNLLALNAAIEAARAGEHGKGFAVVAEEVRKLAERSANATKEIAVLIKGIQSEASVAVSAFKEGAVKVEVGNQLAEKTNQAIRKITQGISRVTEEMNQIAAATEEQTRNSEFITKAVQNVTKQAEEMTVSTKEQSITAEEIVKGITSTKEQVQQISMATAEQAKGGHAIVSAVENVSHQSNAVTNAAKEQAITADEIVRSINSIKEMVNQMLNATKDGAQYGEQISGEVETVRKQTEALNAAIESQTAEVDEVVNAIDGVTTQIKKLN, encoded by the coding sequence ATGAAAGAAATATCCGAGGTTATTAACCATGCAAGTGAAGTGATGCAGGAGCTTGGCAAAAGCTCTGAAGAAATTGGCAGCATCATTGAAGTCATTGATGATATTGCTGAGCAGACAAATCTACTCGCACTTAATGCCGCCATCGAGGCAGCACGTGCCGGTGAACACGGCAAGGGTTTCGCGGTCGTTGCAGAAGAAGTTCGGAAGCTGGCAGAACGTTCGGCCAATGCGACAAAGGAAATCGCCGTCCTTATTAAGGGGATTCAGAGTGAAGCTTCTGTTGCGGTTTCTGCCTTTAAGGAAGGTGCTGTAAAAGTAGAAGTTGGCAATCAGTTGGCTGAAAAAACAAACCAGGCAATCCGAAAAATCACGCAAGGCATTTCGAGAGTAACAGAAGAAATGAATCAAATTGCCGCAGCAACCGAAGAGCAGACAAGAAATAGTGAATTTATCACGAAAGCAGTTCAAAACGTGACGAAGCAGGCGGAAGAAATGACTGTTTCCACGAAGGAGCAATCGATTACCGCTGAGGAAATCGTTAAAGGGATCACTAGTACAAAGGAGCAGGTCCAGCAAATCTCCATGGCAACTGCTGAGCAAGCCAAGGGCGGACATGCCATTGTCTCTGCTGTTGAAAATGTGTCCCACCAGTCAAATGCGGTAACAAACGCTGCAAAAGAACAGGCGATTACAGCCGATGAAATCGTCCGCAGCATCAATAGTATTAAGGAAATGGTCAATCAGATGCTCAATGCGACAAAAGACGGAGCGCAATATGGTGAACAAATATCGGGTGAAGTGGAAACGGTCCGAAAACAAACCGAAGCTCTCAATGCCGCAATTGAATCCCAGACAGCCGAGGTTGACGAGGTCGTCAATGCCATTGATGGCGTAACAACGCAGATCAAAAAATTAAATTAA
- a CDS encoding flagellin N-terminal helical domain-containing protein encodes MRINHNIAALNTHRQLNTASTAQSKSMEKLSSGLKINRAGDDAAGLAISEKMRNQIRGMEQGSRNAQDGISLIQTAEGALNETHAMLQRMAELYTQAANGTQTTTDNAEIDKEIAQLSAQINDIATQTKFNTKNILDGTVASVDFQVGANSGEKITLTLSDNKAATLGVDVSAAGLAALDGTNATATANLAKVQTAINTVSSNRSNLGAVQNRLEHSINNLNNGAENLTAAESRIRDVDYALAA; translated from the coding sequence ATGCGTATCAATCACAACATCGCGGCGCTGAACACTCACCGCCAGCTGAACACAGCATCAACTGCACAGTCTAAATCAATGGAGAAATTATCCTCAGGATTAAAAATCAACCGTGCCGGTGACGATGCAGCTGGTCTTGCTATCTCTGAAAAAATGCGTAACCAAATTCGGGGTATGGAACAAGGAAGCCGTAATGCTCAAGATGGCATCTCTCTTATTCAAACTGCTGAAGGAGCTTTAAACGAGACTCATGCAATGTTGCAGCGTATGGCAGAATTGTACACTCAAGCAGCTAATGGAACACAGACAACAACTGATAATGCTGAAATCGATAAAGAGATAGCACAATTATCAGCTCAAATTAATGATATCGCGACTCAAACTAAGTTTAATACTAAAAACATCCTTGATGGTACTGTAGCATCTGTAGATTTTCAAGTTGGAGCTAATTCTGGCGAAAAAATAACTTTAACTTTATCAGACAATAAAGCAGCTACGCTTGGGGTTGATGTCAGCGCAGCCGGTTTAGCAGCGCTAGATGGAACTAATGCAACAGCTACAGCAAATTTGGCAAAAGTCCAAACCGCAATTAATACTGTATCAAGCAACCGTTCTAATCTTGGTGCTGTACAAAATCGTCTTGAGCACTCAATTAACAACCTTAATAATGGTGCAGAAAACCTAACTGCTGCGGAATCTCGTATCCGTGACGTAGATTATGCTTTAGCGGCTTAA
- a CDS encoding flagellin: MMEQTKNSILSQAAQAMLAQSNQIPQGVLQLLR, translated from the coding sequence ATGATGGAGCAAACAAAGAATTCTATTCTTTCTCAAGCAGCACAAGCTATGTTGGCTCAATCAAATCAAATACCTCAGGGAGTATTACAACTCTTGAGATAA
- a CDS encoding DNA endonuclease, translated as MFGELNQVQINVLIASIIGDGELTKLYKGSRRKNSSYREHYGEKQKEYREWKAQIMNNLFYITPKSQTLRSASNPIFTILLKEFYKDNRNKNIPHSFLKHCTLPYFLAILYMYDGTLSISHRINHLKQKVYITPHIYLYLQNYTPDDLTQLSAHIEKTFNIPLHLASRTDGHGFILRTTSVKEAFAYLETIKEVSKDCPTMYYKTNWDFRLKTEKEKWKEKHPNYDLVVTSSERFRKYTLEETENLIRFKRYGITDQTIADLLGRSYWSVVYKLREMRKMNLL; from the coding sequence ATGTTCGGAGAATTAAATCAAGTCCAAATTAATGTTTTAATTGCAAGTATTATCGGGGACGGGGAACTTACAAAATTGTACAAAGGAAGCAGGAGAAAAAATAGCAGTTATAGGGAGCATTACGGTGAAAAGCAAAAAGAATACCGTGAATGGAAAGCTCAAATCATGAATAATTTATTTTATATTACACCAAAAAGCCAAACGTTACGGTCCGCTTCCAATCCCATTTTTACAATTTTGCTAAAAGAATTCTACAAAGATAATAGAAACAAAAATATTCCACATTCATTTTTGAAACATTGCACACTCCCCTACTTTTTAGCCATACTGTATATGTACGATGGTACATTATCCATCAGCCACCGTATAAACCATCTAAAGCAAAAGGTCTATATAACCCCGCACATATATCTATATTTACAAAACTACACTCCAGACGACCTAACCCAATTGAGTGCCCATATTGAAAAAACATTTAATATCCCGTTACATTTGGCAAGCAGAACAGATGGACATGGTTTTATACTGCGAACAACTTCTGTTAAAGAAGCGTTTGCCTATTTGGAAACGATTAAAGAAGTGTCTAAAGATTGTCCAACCATGTATTATAAAACTAATTGGGACTTTCGTTTAAAAACAGAAAAAGAGAAATGGAAAGAAAAACACCCTAATTATGACCTAGTTGTAACAAGTTCAGAAAGATTTCGTAAATACACTCTCGAAGAAACTGAAAATTTGATAAGGTTTAAGAGATATGGCATTACTGATCAAACTATTGCAGATTTATTAGGCAGAAGCTATTGGTCGGTAGTCTATAAACTTCGTGAAATGAGAAAAATGAATTTACTATAA